Below is a window of Plasmodium cynomolgi strain B DNA, scaffold: 0015, whole genome shotgun sequence DNA.
TTAGCCGTGATGTCAATCGCACGAATAACGACAAATGCAGTAAGCATAATAAATATCTTAATAGCAttaattcattatataaaacGTATTACACGAAGTTAGGATGTGGGGGGTGGTTTTGGAGTATTGGTCCTGATTACTTTCCATGTAGTTCTTCGTATAACCCTAACAAACTTTTACCTAAAGTAACAACGTGTAAAGATCAATCACCTAGTCGTAGTACTttactttcatttttgcctttttgggGGAGCTCGAGTTCATCGCATTCATCATCTTCAAGCCAGGCAAGTACAGGGAATCCAGCTTCTTCAGATGTTCCTAAGGATGGACCATCAAAACCTGTAGCAGGTTCAGTAGGTGGCGTATCCGCACCTGGCACGAAATTAAATGTTGTAAAATCCCCAAGACCTGTAGGACCAGCAACTGTGGGACGTCTAGATGCAACCGGAACGTTAAATGGACGTTCTGCTTATCCGAATCAGCTAGATCAATTGTTACCTTTGCCTGACGGCTATCCTGGCCTCCCTACACCACCTGAGGGCAGTGCCAGTTCATTtgattttcttaaaaaaacacGTGATATATTGAAATCAGATTATTTTCGCCATTCAGTCATGGGGGTTTCAGTAATTGGAGTACTTAtcttcttttacttttactttAGTGTAAGTTAAAATTTGATTTTATCATATGACCATTCTTTGGAAGCATTTGCAGTTTATAATTCTTTAAATGCGTAATTCTGTAGTCCACATATTTcccgttttttcatttcatttttgtattagCCTTCTCGGCCAGGATCAGGATCGAATAAAAGAGAacaaggaaagaagaaatataaaagtgttgattattatgattatgaaaaatatgataatcATGATAAATATGATAATCATGATAAATATGATAATCATTATAATCAtgataaatatgataaatatgaTGACAATGATGGTTATAGAGATTATGATAATTATGATGACAATGATGGTTATGGAGATTATGATAATTATGATGAGTATGAAGAAGAACTATCAAGACACGGACCAGAAAATTCATACCATGATCGCCAAAGGAGGGATGTACATATGTCATGTCAGCCTAGACGTGACTCTTATTACTAATATGTGCAGATTGAAAAAATTCGTAACAGCAATTTGatcgggaaaaaaattagcacaaTTTTTAAGCAGAAAACTGTTCAAATATAGAGAAATTGTGAGActgttttataatttcaaaACGGTCAGCAGAGATTACATATCGCAACAATggtttaaaattataaaaggtCCCACcttacatatacatatatgtgtaaagtaaataaaagaagTTGTTAAAGTGGAAATTCCACAATAATTTGATCTATTTGAATTCACTTTAttgtatttccttttttttaagtggtGAATCCTTGTATTTAACACTTTTTTCGTGCTATATGCTTCTTAAGCCAATTCGATTAATTCATTGTTGTTTAAAATGATGCTCATTTGAACATTGTCATAAGGCGATTTCATATGTGTGATGTTCAAATGATGCGAATTGATTTGTCACCCTACAAGTATCCTTTAAAATAATGCAAACATGTATGTGTAAATTAAAGTGTTagataaataattatattaattctaATAAACCTGTTTtggcaatttaaaaattatactttagtgtaactttttttatgataacaACGTCTGTCTTTTTAATGTGTCTATAAGCactttttatacatatgatATTAATATAACTGCCCAACTTTTTTTGAAGAGTTTGCGTAATACTTACTATATAGTGGAAATTGTGTCGTAGgttgcataatttttttattttacctgTTTATGTTTATTCTTTGAAATATATACTNNNNNNNNNNNNNNNNNNNNNNNNNNNNNNNNNNNNNNNNNNNNNNNNNNNNNNNNNNNNNNNNNNNNNNNNNNNNNNNNNNNNNNNNNNNNNNNNNNNNNNNNNNNNNNNNNNNNNNNNNNNNNNNNNNNNNNNNNNNNNNNNNNNNNNNNNNNNNNNNNNNNNNNNNNNNNNNNNNNNNNNNNNNNNNNNNNNNNNNNNNNNNNNNNNNNNNNNNNNNNNNNNNNNNNNNNNNNNNNNNNNNNNNNNNNNNNNNNNNNNNNNNNNNNNTTTTACAACGTAGAATCGTATATATTTGGTAAATTTTAGTattcttcttttattatttaaaatttgtaaCTTGTATTGTTCATTTAGtcaaagataaaaaaggggaaataatgTGTTACTACGACTACTAAGGGAATATCAAAACAGCAATTAAAGCTTCATAGATCAAAATCCAAAAATAggattactttttttattaataaggacgattttatttttctttactatGTATAAACATTATtcttgggaaaaaaattgaatattaAATGAAGGGTTAATTAtagattatatttaatacttaggaaattttaaacttttttttttttaattataagtTTCTAATAgaattacataatatttcGCCTATATATTACAACTCTATCAATTAATAATTCtccaaattatatttttttttttctttggttttcacaattatattttatttattatttgtttttttataataaaagatctttattttattattcattaagGTGTATGTAAATAGAATAAACTTAAACTATAATTTAAGTGCACACTGTTACCATACAATAATTTTCTTAGAGTTATAGTAAAGTAGGCAATATATGACATATTATTATGTtgtatttttcgtttttgtgtAGTTCTATACGTATAAAATATACTTCTATCTTTAGATAACATGAATGAAGGCTTACTTGActcttattttaaaaaaatattggagGAAGTACTTAATCACAAGGTATCATGCAAattaatgataatttttttgatttaaaattatacTTCACTTGATGCaagggaaaattatttcttataAGGAAAAACCTTATAagcgtatgtatatatgtatttttctttatgcaTTTTaggataatatattatattatataaggtacatttatattcattatataGACTACtagatgaaaaatattcagaCAGTGATTCTTatgaaatatgtaaaaaacaaatagaaTCTTATGATGACGAAAAGAAGgaatacattttattattttgtcgGCAACTTGAAAGCATATTCCCATTATTTGGATAGTGATTTGTCATTGTTTTTTCGGTCAGATCATACTAAGTCCTGTGATTCTCTGGACTATtgattttataattaaataaaagaCCGTCAATTTTCTACTAATGTTGTAGAATTTCTTTACAAAGCATgggaatatattattaaaggaaataatattaaaagtAAATGTAAAGTGAAAAGACATATCTACCCTAGTAGAGAAGAATtggaaaataagaaaaaactatatgattttttattatgttatgaaaaaataaaaaaaccaTTACAAGCGAGTAGACATAGTAAAAAAGATAAGTATTATAGCTATTTATGGGCCATATTTAGTTTATACGTAAAGATGAATCATGATAATACATTGAAAAATGATAATGTGTACagttgaagaaataaaaaaatttaaacaaatcGTTATAATTGGATATGACAAGTTAGTTCTATTAAAGGAAAACTGTCCAGGTATATGTCTAGATTTATTAttaaccccccaaaaaacaaatgtgtgTTCACTAGATGAaagttatataaaatatcttcCAGAAAATGTATGGTTAGAAGATATTACAAAGAAGATTTATAAATTACATCTTCAGGAAACCACTAGATGGAATAaacctttaaaaaatatttgtaaagaCTCTATTTGATAATAtgtattttcactttttaataaCACTTTATGTTTAGCtgattatttgaatttttaatATCCTGTTAAGTTGAATAAAATGTTCATTCATAAAAACGATCATTTacgcatttatatattttacctttATCTATAGGATGAATTTAAGTATATATGAACTTTAAATAAGTTCTATACTCATTTAGACCACAGCGTTTATACATGTGATAACCCCAAGAATACTAACAGtgaaagtaataaaaataatactcCACAACATACATGTaaagtaaaatgaataaatgaaATCGCTAATTATATTGGAccaatttgtaatttttatggCATATACTATGATAAGTGGTCAGATTATTTGTTATATTGGTTGTACGGTGTAATAGAAGAAAGTAATTTCACGCCCTTTCAGATTCATGATGTATTCAACGAAATGGACATATTGAAAAAGAGTGTTAAATGTttcaaatatgaaaataaaaaatgtaaagagaAATTTGAGAAAGTATTCAATACCCAGGTGTTAAGAAATAAGAAATTGTTACACGATTTTATAGAACATTACgacaacataaaaaatctATTGAGTAGTGCAGAACAGAAGAATAAGGAAATATATTGCGAATACGTGAAACATTATTTtgatttgtaaaaaagttgtaaaaggAAATTCCTTTAGGCTTAACCAAATACTACCGTGAAGAAATAGAGACCtttgaaagaaaatttaataacGGTTCTTTATCCTTCTTAGATGGAAAGTGCTCTCAGAATGGAATAAAATCATTATTCGACGCAGAAAATGTAACTATAGGTCCATTAAAGCAATTGTCCAAAGAAGTTATCGAACTAATAATAGAACCattgaaaaatgaagaagcgattaaagtaaaaaaaataaattaaaaaaattattgtaatattttattaaaatttatttaaaaaaaaaattatttttaacatgaACTACTGATCTATgaaagaataaattttaatgttttaaagaaacatttatttatataacatCAATTTATTGCTTTCTAtcaggaaaatattttaaatctgTTGCCTTCTAACACTGTATATGAGGGATTTAACAAAACCGATAACGTTAGTAATTATGAACGTGTTTGTAATGGACAATTTTGGTCCggtaacaaaaaagaagagcttaaaaaaaatttgtaaaactttatatataaatttaaaggaaaagaaatatattattaatgataAAGACAAACTTGAAGAAAATCGTTGTTCTTACTTAATTTACTGGGCTTGTGATAAATTAAGGAA
It encodes the following:
- a CDS encoding CYIR protein (putative;~vir-type antigen), coding for ENDATALGFHTLHEKFFVIPKQLTNDSNCDPLEKKQRGAKDLCNNVVHFLKEIAKKKGTEQYQLCSYLPYWLYAEIAKFKVDNNAKISTISFIKELTEAVKKAKNGISGYKCNVSLYDANITLDEWKIRKFLYIYFKKFDELSRDVNRTNNDKCSKHNKYLNSINSLYKTYYTKLGCGGWFWSIGPDYFPCSSSYNPNKLLPKVTTCKDQSPSRSTLLSFLPFWGSSSSSHSSSSSQASTGNPASSDVPKDGPSKPVAGSVGGVSAPGTKLNVVKSPRPVGPATVGRLDATGTLNGRSAYPNQLDQLLPLPDGYPGLPTPPEGSASSFDFLKKTRDILKSDYFRHSVMGVSVIGVLIFFYFYFSVS